From the Colletotrichum lupini chromosome 10, complete sequence genome, one window contains:
- a CDS encoding enoyl-CoA hydratase/isomerase, translating into MSHTPNFASPPPDVGPDAAVSFPRKHIMLITLNRPRHLNSIYSELHYSLARLYEWYDTEPTLRCAVLTGTGRAFCAGADLKEWNVRNTTGKSNNPSSVSADPAPQAPVVTADHPDAKPGEKWPSTAGFGGLSNRGGKKPVIAAVNGLCLGGGMEMIINADLVYASTKAKFGLPEVTIGVIAIAGALPRLIKSVGRQRATEMALIGRTDYTAEEMVSWGLVNKVVQPDDLMETALGAAEAIARNSPDSIIVSREGLKTGWEPMGPIEATGFIDQTIYRKMEAGENMTEGVKSFVEKRKPVYKDSKL; encoded by the coding sequence ATGTCACACACGCCCAACTTCGCCAGCCCTCCTCCCGACGTCGGCCCGGACGCCGCCGTCTCCTTCCCCCGCAAGCATATCATGCTAATCACCCTCAACCGGCCCCGCCACCTGAACTCAATCTACTCGGAACTTCACTACTCCCTCGCCCGGCTTTACGAGTGGTATGACACGGAGCCAACCCTCCGCTGTGCCGTCCTAACGGGCACCGGCCGCGCCTTCTGCGCTGGCGCGGACCTGAAAGAGTGGAACGTCCGTAACACCACGGGCAAATCCAACAACCCGTCTTCCGTCAGCGCAGACCCGGCCCCACAAGCTCCGGTGGTGACAGCCGACCACCCGGACGCCAAGCCAGGTGAAAAGTGGCCATCCACCGCCGGCTTTGGCGGACTGTCGAATCGCGGTGGGAAGAAGCCTGTTATTGCTGCTGTCAATGGTCTGTGTCTCGGTGGCGGGATGGAGATGATTATCAATGCGGACTTGGTGTACGCGTCCACGAAGGCTAAGTTTGGACTTCCCGAGGTGACCATCGGTGTCATCGCCATCGCTGGCGCTCTCCCTCGTCTGATAAAGTCCGTGGGTCGCCAGCGTGCCACGGAGATGGCCCTGATTGGGAGAACGGACTACACTGCCGAGGAAATGGTATCCTGGGGACTTGTGAACAAGGTTGTACAGCCCGACGACTTGATGGAGACTGCGCTGGGTGCCGCGGAGGCCATTGCGAGAAACTCGCCGGACTCAATCATCGTCTCGAGAGAGGGCCTAAAGACTGGGTGGGAGCCGATGGGTCCGATAGAGGCGACGGGTTTCATTGACCAGACGATTTATCGCAAGATGGAGGCGGGAGAAAACATGACTGAAGGCGTCAAGAGTTTCGTCGAGAAGAGGAAGCCGGTGTACAAGGATAGTAAGCTTTAA